TGGTGGATGCCCAGGCGCGGCTGCCGTTGGACGAAGCGAAGCAGTTCCCAGGCATCGTCCGGCTGGCCTTCTACGATGCGGTGCGGGCCGCGCCCTCGCGCGAGTGGGTCGTGCGCCTGCTGCCACTGGCGGACGTGCTGGATGGCGTTCAGGGCGGTGACGTGCTCCGGCGCTACGTGCTTCGCGTGGCGGCGAAGGACTTCAGCCATCGCGGGCCGCTGGCTCGGGACTACGCGAAGCTGGTGCGTGGAGAGCTGGCCTCACCGGGGCGTTTGCTGGAGACGCTGCGCCTCTCGGGTGAGGACGACCTGTATCTCGGCGCGCTCATCAACACGGTGTCCGCCGCTCGCCACCTGGAGGACTTCACCCGGCTGTCCCAGGCGGCGGAGGACCCCTGGTTGTCCCTGCTGGCCGAGCGCGAGCTCGCGAGCGAGGACGAGCGCAATGGGGCGTGGTGGAAGGCGGAGGCCCGGCTCCGTGCGGCGGTGAATGCGTGTCAGGGCAAGGGGCTCTCGTACCGCTGCGCCACGTTGAAGAAGCGGCTGTCGGACCTGTACCTCGCGCTCAACCGTCCGGCGGAGGCCTTCGAGCAATCCTGGAGCGGCTGGCGGGCCTCGCGCGAAATGGAGGAGTGGGAGCTGGAGCAGCAGTTCCTCCAGGAGCTGGCGCACATCGCCCGTTACCGGATGGATGTCGCCAGCGCGCGTGCGTACCTGCGTGAGTCGCTGTCCCGCATGCCGGATTCCTGCGAGCAGCGGACGTACGTCCACCGCAACCTGGCGTACCTGGCCTGGTCGGAGTTCGACACGCAGGGGGCTCGGGACGCGTTGGAACTCGCACAATCCTGTGGCCGTCCGCTGGGGTTGCCCGGTGCGTTGCTCCTGTCCTACCTGGCGCGCTTCGGCGCGGACAGTCAGGACGCGGACCTGCTCCGGCGCACGCTGGCCGAGTTGCGCCGGACCGAGCCCTCCGCTGGAAAGCTCGCGCAGATGGGCTTCGCGGAGGGGCAGTTCCTCCTCGAACGCGACCGCGCGACGGGGCTGGAGCTGCTGCGGAGCGCCATCTCACAGGCGGAGGCCTTGCCCGACGACGTGGACGCCCGGAAGACGCGCATGGGCGCCTACAACGTGTTGGCACATGAGGCGGGCCGCGGTGGTGACTCGGGGGAGGCCCTGTCGCTCATGGGGGCCGCGTTGCGGGTGGACGTGCCGGACCGCTGTGTGCTGGGCGTGGCCGTGGATTACGAGCGCTCGGTGGTGGCCCTTCGTGATTCCCAAGGCGCGCTGCGAGGCCACTTCGACGCGGGCCGCAAGGCGCACCTGGGCAAGGATGCCGATGGACTGGTGCCCCCCGCGCTCCAGTCCGCGCTGCGCGGGTGCGAGCAGGTGGATGTGCTGGCGCTGCCGCCCGTTCACGGCCTGCGGGGATTGCTCCCCGCGGACCTCGCCTGGACCTACCGGGTGGGCCGTCCCCAAGTGCTTCCGCCAGGGGGCGGCTCGGGTGAGGGCCCGCATCTCGTCATCAATGGAGTGGAGGCCCCTTCGGCCCTCGGCTTGCCCCGGTTGCCTCCCTTGGCGCCGCCCTCCATGAAGGACCCTCGGCGCGTGGAGCTCTCGGGGATGCAGGCCACGCCGTCCCGCGTCCTGGCCGCCATGGAGCAGGCGAGCGAGGTGGAGATCCACGCCCACGGCGCCTTCAGTCCGGAGATGTCGGACGCTTCGTTGGTGGTGCTCGCACCTGAAACGGATGGCCGCTACGCGCTGTCCGCCGCGCAGGTGCGTGCGTTGAAGCTGGCCCAGTCCCCGCTGGTGTTGCTGGCCACGTGCAGCGCGGCGCGGGCCATGCCCTTCCTTCATGAGTCTTTCAGCCTGCCGGTGGCCTTCATCGAAGCAGGCGCCGCCACGGTGCTGGCCTCCACCGAGGAAATCCCCGACTCCGCGGGCCGTTTCTTCGAGGCGGTGCGCGAGCGCATCCGGACGGGGGCCCCCGCTGCCCTGGCGCTCCGGGATGAGCGGCGCACCTGGCTGGCCACCCAGCCCGGCGCGGACTGGGTCCACGGCATCCTCCTCTTCGAATGAGCGCCAAGGAATCCGACTCGGTGCGTTGTATCGGGCGTGGAGGCCGCGGGCAGGCATGCCGCCGGGCCCGGCCGATGCCGCACAGAGGGGGATTCGATGGTGACGAAGGGCGCGAAGCAGCCGAAGCGGGATGGCGCGGTGGTGAGCATCAATCCACATGACCCGCCGCCGGAGCCCACCCCGGGCCTGACGGGTCCACCGCCGTACTCCTCGAAGATGTCCGTCACGCTCCCTGTGAATACGCCGATGACACCGGGTGGTTCAGACGAGACACCCTGATGTCAGGCAATGCGTTTCCCAGATTCTCCTGAATCGTTACGGCGATACAGGTTTCACGGGGTGCTCTCAGTCGGGGCGCCCCGGATTTTTTTGAACAGAATACACAAGAAAAAGGGCTGGCTGCGTATTTGAGATGGGGGGGCAAGGGTGGCGCGCCTTCCCAAGGGGGAGCGATGTTTCGTGGTGACGCGCGGGGTCGTGGGGATGCGAGCGGTATCTGGGCACCTGAGGAGGGGCGGGGCGCCATGGGCGGCGGTTGGGGGGCGCGCACGGACGGGGGGGCCACGGGGGTTGGGCAGGCGGGTGGACAAGGTGATGTCGTCGAAGTGGGGGGGAACGCGGAGGACCTGGGGGGGATGGAGCTCGAGGCGTTCGACTTCGAGTTTCAAATCGCCAGCTTCTGAGGTTGGCGCGCGGGGGGAAGGCCCCGCTCTGGTGGACGGCGTTGGGGGACTGCCGTCATCTCAAGGGATGGACGCGTCGGGACCGGGGGGGACCGACGCCTTATGACTCGGGCGTTGGTGCCGAGTCCATCCAGAGGGCTGGAGCGCGGAATTCCAGGGAGGAGGGGAGGAAGCGCGCCCCAGGCCCTCCGCTTCCAGAGACTCCAAGGGCTCTGGAGGCGGAGGCCTCCTGGTGTTCCTGAGGTACGGTGGGGGCTCCTTCTTGATGGGAGTCCTCGCATGAAGTGCGTGAAGTGGGCGGCCTTGCCGCTGTTGTTTCTGGCCGCTTGTTCCACCACGGGACGCAACACCCCGGCTGCCACGATGCCGGCGCTGTTGCCCTGGTCGGCGCAAATCGCCGAACGCGAGAGCTGGCTCGAGCTGCGTCACGGCCTGCTGCTGGAGATGATGCGCCGCCACGACGTGGGCATGTGGGTGGTCGTCAACGAGGAGTTCCACGACGACCCGCTCACCCAGTTCGTGGCCCCGCCGCGGCCCTACGCCGGCAACCGGGACGTCTTCGTGTTTGTCGACGCGGGCGCGGAAGGCCTCAAGCGCGTGGCGCTCACCGGCTACTCCGAAGCCACGCTGGAGCGTTTCTTCGAGGTGCCCGCGGAGGGCCGCAAGCCGCAGGAAGTCCTCGCGGACCTGAATGCGCGCTACCAGCCCAAGACGATTGCCCTGGGCATTGGCGGCAAGCGCGGCGTGACGCGCAGCCTGACGCGGGACAGCTACGCCTTCCTGGTGGAGTCCCTGGGCGCGGAGGCGGAGGCGCGCTTCGTGAGCGCGGCGCCGCTCATCGAGGAGTACCTGGACACGCGCCTTCCCGAGGAGTGGAAGCACTACCAACTGCTGGTCCACCTGACGGACAAGGTGGTGCAGGAGGCGTTCTCACCGAAGGTGGTGGTGCCCGGGAAGACGACCGTCGGTGACGTGCGCCGGTTCCTGTACGACAGGCTGTGGGAGCTGGGCGTGGACACCTGGTTCCAGCCGGACCTGCGGGTGCAGCGCAAGGGCATGGACCGCGCCACCTCGCGTGGCTTCCTGTCGCCCTCGAAGGAGGACGTCGTCATTCAACGGGGGGACCTGCTGCACGTGGACTTCGGCATCACCTACATGGGGCTGAATTCCGACTGGCAGAAGATGGCCTACGTGTTGAACGAGGGTGAGACGGATGTGCCGGATGGCTTGAAGCGCGCGCTGGCCAACACCATGACGCTGCAGGATGCGCTCATGCTGCGCGCCTCCCGGCCGGGCCGCTCGTCGGCGGACGTCTACGAGCAGGCGATGGCGGAGATGAAGGAGAAGGGCATCGAGGCGATGATCTACAGCCACCCACTGGGCAACCAGGGCCACGCGCTGGGCGCGAGCATCGACTTCCGCGCGGCGACCCGCCAGGAGGCGCCCAAGCTGCTGCGCAAGGGCTCGTACATCTCCATCGAGCTCAACACCGCCACGGCGGTGCCGGAATGGGACGGGCAGAAGGTGTTCGTGATGATGGAGGACCCGGCCTATCTCACGGAGGACGGCTGGTTCTTCTTCGTGCCCCGGCAGGAGTCGTTCTACCTGCTCGGCGGAAAGGCCGGCGCCACCGCCGGGCCGCAGGGCAAGGGCGTGACGACGCGCGGCATGCCGATGCTGTGAAAGGCTGGCTCACACGCCAGCCGGTGCGCCGCGTCCGCTGACGTCCGTCCACGTGAGGCCGAAGCGGGCGAGGTACTTCTTCAACCGGTCCGCGTCGTTGACGCTCTTCTTCTGGGCGCGTGACTGTGCGAACAGCACGCGCCCCGCGTCCGACAGCGAGCGCGAGGCCCGGCAGACGCTCAACACATCCGCGAGCTGGACCCGGTCGAAGCGGTCCAGCTCCGCGGCGAGGTTGTCGCCCAGCAGCTCCGCGACCAGGTCCACCGTGGGGGTTCCTGCCTTCGCGCCCGCGGGACGCCACTGCTCGCGCAGGCGGTCGAGCTCCTCGTCCACCACGTCCCGGGTGATTCGCCCACCCTCCGCGAGCGTGGCCATGCGGAGCACCGCCGCGTTGAGGTCGCGGAAGTTCCCCGACCATCGCGCTTCTGGCGTCGTGGCGAAGCCGAGGAACCGCGACTGCGCCTCCTTGTTCATGGTGACGCGGGTGCCCACGGCCTCGGAGGCCTGGTCCAACTCGAAGAGGAGGTTGGGGGCGATGTCCTCCGGGCGTTCGCGCAGCGCGGGCAGCCGGAAGGTCCACAGGTTGATGCGCGCGAGCAGGTCCTCGCGGAAGCGGCCCCGCTCGACCTCGAGTTGCAGGTCGCGGTTGGTCCCCGCGATGAGCTGGAAGTCACTCTCCACCTCACGGTCGGCGCCCACGGGGAGGAAGCGCTTGTCCTCCAGCGCCCGCAGCAGCATGGCCTGCTCGTCCGCGCCCAGCTCGCCGATTTCATCCAGGAACAACACGCCGTTGTTCGCCTGTCGCAGCAGTCCGGGCCTGTCACCCAGCGCGCCCGTGAAGGCGCCCTTCACGTGGCCGAAGAGCGCGGACATGGCGCCGTCGCCGCGGAGCGTGGCGCAGTTGAGGTCCACGAAGGGGCCCTCCACGCCGCGCCGGGCCTTCTTCAGTGCGTAGATGCGGCGCGCGAGCTGGGACTTGCCCGCGCCCGTGGGGCCCGTGATGAGCAACGGCGCGCGGGACTGCACGGCCACCTGTTCGATGCGCTCGATGAGCCGGTTGAAGGCGGCGTTGTGGGTGTCGATGCCGGACTTGAGGAAGGCCAGGCCCTCGCGCTGCTCCTGTCGGAAGCGCGCCGCCAGCGTGTCGTAGCGGGACAGGTCCAGGTCGATGAGGGTATGCGTGCCCGCGCCCGCGCGCTCCCTCGGGTCGGGCGACACCTGCACCAGCCGGCCCGGGATGAGCCGGCTCTCCACCAACAGGAACATGCAGATCTGCGCGATGTGCGTGCCCGTGGTGATGTGGACCAGGTAGTCCTCCGTGTCGGGATTGAAGGGATAGCCGCGCACGTAGTCGAGCAGCGCGCCGTAGGTCTCCTCCAAATCCCAAGGGTTCCGCATGGGCAGCGGAATGCACCGCACCTCCGTCTCGGGTGACACCTGACGGATGTCGCCCGTCAGAGTGGCCGCGAGCGCCGTCGCGTTGGGCGGGTGCAGCAGCTCCAGCCGGTGCACCAGCAGGTCCTCTTGCTGGCACAGCGCCACCGTGGGCCGCCACCGCGCCCAGCGCTGCGGGCCCTGTCCGTTGTCCAACGTGGTCCCGAGCATCCCGAGGACGACCGTCTTGCGTGCTCGTGGTTTCGCCATCGAGATAGGCTTTTATCCTAAGGGATAGAGATTTCCACCTCGCCCGGCGCGCTCCCCTCGAAAGGGGGCTTGGCACGCCGGCTGCTCTACGTCCGCCACGTGACCGGGACACAGCGCCCGGCGGACGACTGGAAAGGTGGAAACGATGAGCCGCATCAACGGGAACCATGAGGTGCTGTCGGACGAGGCGGGCCGCCCCATCAAGGCGTGGACGGTGGGGGTTCCGTTCGAGGACGAGGCGAAGAAGCAGCTCCGCAACCTGCGCGGCCTCCCCTTCATCCATCAGTGGGTCGCGGTGATGCCGGACGTTCACCGCGGTTACGGCGCGACGGTCGGAAGCGTGGTCCCCACGGTGGGCGCGGTGGTGCCGGCGGCGGTGGGCGTGGACATCGGATGCGGGATGATCGCCGTGCGCACGACGCTGCGCGCGGACCAGTTGCCGGACTCGCTGCGTGGGGTGCGGTCGGCCATCGAGCGGACGGTTCCTCACGGCCGCTCGGATAACGGTGGCCGGAACGACGTGGGCGCGTGGCGTGTGGCGCCGGCGCGGCACCAGCAGGCATGGGCGCGGCTCGTGGAGGGGTACGACCGCATCGTCGCGAAGCACCCGCGCATCGGCCGTGGGCCGGAGCTGGCGCACCTGGGGACGTTGGGAACGGGGAACCACTTCATCGAGCTGTGCCTGGATGAGTCGGATGGCGTGTGGCTGATGTTGCACTCCGGTTCGCGTGGGGTGGGGAACCGCATCGGGAGCTACTTCATCGAGCTGGCGAAGGAGGACATGCGTCGCTGGTTCATCAACCTGCCCGACGGCGACCTGGCGTACCTGGCGGAGGGGACGGAGCACTTCGACGACTACGTCTTCGCGGTGAGCTGGGCGCAGGACTTCGCGGCCACGAACCGCGACCTGATGTTGCATTCCGCGGTGGAGGCGCTGCAGTCGAGCGGTGAGCTGCCGCCGTTCGAGTTGAAGGACTCGGCGGTGAACTGCCACCACAACTACATCGCCCGTGAGCACCACTTCGGGAAGAACTGCTTCGTGACGCGGAAGGGCGCGGTGCGGGCGCGCGAGGGTGACCTCGGCATCATCCCCGGAAGCATGGGGGCGCGTTCGTACATCGTCCGCGGGAAGGGGAACGCGGACAGCTTCCATTCGTGCAGCCACGGCGCGGGCCGGGTGATGTCTCGCGCGGCGGCGAAGCGGCAGTTCACGGTGGAGGACCACGCGAAGGCGACTGAGGGCGTGGAGTGCCGCAAGGACATTGACGTCATCGACGAGACGCCGGCTGCGTACAAGCCCATCGACGCGGTGATGGCGGCGCAGGCGGACCTGGTGGAAGTGGTCCACACGCTGAAGCAGGTCGTGTGTGTGAAGGGATGAAGCCAGCGAGGTGACCATGCCGGGATGAAGACACCGAGGCGCCCGTATTCCCCCAGAGGCCGAAAGGCCGCCAAGATGGGGAGTGCGGGCGCCGCTATTTTCACGAGGGTGTCAGTGCAGGCCGGGTGGTTCGTGAGTGGCGAGCAGCAAGGAGGCGGTCATGGTGCGCATCGATGGGTCGAAGGGAGAGGGCGGTGGGCAGGTGCTGCGCACCTCGCTGGCGCTGTCGCTGGTGACGGGGACGCCGTTCACCATCGAGAACATCCGCGCGGGCCGGAAGAAGCCGGGCCTGCTGCGCCAGCACCTGACGGCGGTGAAGGCCGCCGAGGCGGTGGGGGCCGCGGAGGTGTCGGGCGCGGAGCTGGGCTCGCGGGAGCTGACGTTCCGTCCCCGCGCCCTGGCCTCGGGGAACTACCGCTTCGCGGTGGGCACGGCGGGCAGCGCGACGCTGGTGTTGCAGACGGTGCTGCCCGCGCTGCTCCTTGCGGAAGGCCCGTCCACGCTGCTGCTCGAGGGGGGGACGCACAACCCGATGGCGCCGCCGTTCGATTTCCTCCAGCGCGCCTACCTGCCGTTGGTGCACCGCATGGGGCCGTCCGTGGAGGCCACGTTGACGCAGCCCGGCTTCTTCCCCGCGGGGGGAGGGAAGTTCCGTGTCGACATCAGGCCCGCTCCGCTGAAGCCGTTGCACCTGCTGGAGCGTGGGCGTGTGCTCCGCCGCGATTTGAAGGCCGTCATCGCGATGGTGCCGTTCGACGTCGCGAAGCGGGAGCTGGACGCCGCGGGCACCGCGCTGAAGTGGCGGCCCTTCGAATGCCGGACGGAAGAGTTGAAGCGTTCGGCATGCCCCGGAAACGTGCTCGTCGCCGAGGTCGAGAGCGAGCATGTGACGGAGGTCTTCACCGGCTTTGGCGAGCGCGGGAAGCGGGCGGAAATCGTGGCGGAGGAGGTGGCGGCGGAGGTGAAGCGCTATCTCGACGCGGAGGTGCCGGTGGGCGAGCACCTGTGCGACCAGTTGCTCCTCCTGCTGGCCCTGGCGAAGGTGGGCGCGTTCCGCACGTTGCCGCTGGATGGGCATGCGCGGACGCAGGTCGAGACGATGGCCCACTTCCTCGACGTGAAGGTTCAGGTCCGGGACGTGGCTCGTGACGTCTGTGAGGTGGAGGTCCGCGCGTAGGTGGCGCGGGCCTCGCGGCACGCTGGGGGAGCGGCGTGTCCTCGCCTCGGTGGGCGTCCAGGCGAGCCTCAGTGGGAACGTCTTCGTGGCGCCGCGGCCCGTCTCCGCACCATGCATGTGCGGAGGAGACGTCCGCGTGGCCGAGGTTCCCGAAGTCGAAATCATCACCCGGGATTTGCGGCAGGCCGTCGTGGGCCGTCGCTTCACCGGCGCTGAAATCTGGGTTCCATCCGTTGTCCGCTTCCCGGCGCCCGCGGCTTTTGTCGAAGCCTTGGTGGGGCGTCAGGTCACCTCCGCCTCCCGGCGGGCGAAGTTCATCCTCATGCCGTTGGATGACGGCACGGTGCTCGCGCTGCACTTCATGCTCTTTGGCGAGCTGGCGTTGCGGCCCGCGGGCAGTGAGCGTCCATCGTCGACGCTGGTGGTGCTGGGGCTGGAGGGCGGTGAGGAACTCCAGCTCACGGACACCTTGGGCTACGCGCGCATCGCGCTGGCACGGGGAGATGAACTGTCCACGCGCTTGAAGCTGGACGAATTGGGGCCCGAGGCGCTCGATGAAGGCTTCACGCCGGACGTGCTGGCCCTGCGACTGCGGCGGCGCAAGAGCCCGTTGAAGACGGTGCTCCTCAATCAGCGCGTCGTCGCGGGGCTGGGCAACCGGGACGCGGATGAGAGCCTGTGGCTCGCGGGGGTGGATCCTCGGCGCCTGGCCACATCGCTCACGCCCACGGAGAGCGTTCGGCTGACCCACGCCATTCGCGCGGTGCTCGATGAGGGCTTGCGTTTGCGCGGGACGCAGCGTGACCTCTTTGGCGTCCAAGGGCTTGCGAAACACCGTCGCAATGTCTTCGGCCGCGCGGGGGCTCCGTGTCCACGCTGCGCGACGGTCGTCGCTCATGAGCGGGTTGGCGGACGAAACACCTACTGGTGTCCCACGTGCCAGCCGGCGACGGCGCGGCCCGAGCTCCCCGCGCAGTCCTCGCTGTGGTGACGCGCAACGGTGTGACGCGTCGCGAACCCGTTGAAGCAGGAAAGTCCTCCTGCGCTTCCTGTGACGTCACGCGTGGGGCGTAGGTGACACCCACCTCCATGGGATGCATTCCATGGACGGTAGCAGCGGCGGTCATGCCCTTGTGCTAAAGCGCGTCCTGGGGCCGCCAATGTCACAGTCCGAGAGGCTTGCGTCGGACGTGCGGGGAGTCATGGCGACAGGAATCGCGTTGAAGAGGTCGTTTGCGTTGTGCGGCGTGTTGTGCGCGCTGTTTTCATGGGAAGCACTTGCCGCGCCTCCGGTCCAATTCGAGACGTGCAACCGCCCGCCTCCGGCGGCGCGTGGTGTCTCTGGGGCCGTGAGTGGAATTCGCGCGGGCGACTTGCCCGACTTCGTCATCACCGGCGTGGTCGCACCGGCGCGGGTTCACGGTGCGATGCCGTTCCAGGTGAACGTGACGGTTTGCAACGAGGGGCGCCGTGAGGCGCACTCCGATGTGACGTTGTTCATCTCTCGGGATGCCTGCTTCTCCGAGGATGACGCGCTGCTTGAAACCGTGCCGACGGGACCGTTGGCCGCGGGGGCGTGTGTCTCGGTGCCGGTCGCGGTTCAGGGCGACTTGGCTCGGACGAGCACCTGGTTTGTCGGGGCGCTGGTGGACAAGGAGGCACGGGTTCGCGAGCTGTCGGAAGTGAACAACGTCCACGACGGCGTGCCCGTGACGTTCGACTCGCCTCCGGACTACGTCGTCGAGTCACTGGTGGTGCCCTCCGTGGTTCATCCCCATGGGTTCTTCACGGCCACGGCACGTGTGTGCAACCGGGGTGGGGGCGCTGGCACGGCGCAGGTGGGGCTGTACCGATCGAACGACAGCCACGTCGATACCGAGGACACCCGGATGGGCTGGCTGTTCGGTGTCCCGCTCGAGCCAGGGGCTTGTGATCAAGTCTCGTTGGGCGCGCAGGCGGGACTGTCGGGCCGCGGGTACCTCGCGTTCATCGTGGCCTCGGCGGACGGGCGGCTCGAGGAGGACGTGACGAACAATGCCAGCGCGGTGTCAGCTCAGGTGGTGGGCATGGTTCCTGACTACGTCGTCGCCGCATTGAAGGTTCCGGCCGTGGAGCCGGGCGACGGAAACCTTCCTGTCCGAATCACGGTCTGCAATCAGGGCACGGCGCGCGCACACGCCACTCAGGTGCATTTTCAACTCCAGTCCCTCGAGTCCGCGAACCAAGGCGCGCTGAACGTCACGCATCGCAATGTCCCGGAGCTGGCCGCGAACCAGTGCACCGAATGGAGCGACGCGGTGGGCTCCTCGGGGAACGCACCGGGGCGCTGGCGATTGACGGCCACGGTGAATCCGGCGGGGGCCCAGCTCGAAGCCCATGCGGACAACAACAGCAGGTCTCAAGTGCTTCGCCTGGGGGATTGGGTGGAGCTGGGGGTCACCCGTGTCACGCCGCTGACGCATGCGTTGGTCCCTGGTGCTCCGTTCACCACGGAGGTCAAGGTCTGCAATACCGGTAGCATTCGCGCCGAGCGGTTGGCGCTCCATGTGTCGCTGTCGGACGGCCTGGACGCGGGGGCTGACACTCGCGTGGGAACCCGCGTGTTCGGGGCGCTCGAGAAGGGCTGTGTGGTGCTTCCCGTGACGGGCACGGTGCCTGCGCAAGCGATGAGTGGAAGGCTCTACGTGAAGGCAAGCACGGAGCTCATCACCCCTGCGGGGCAGGAACTCAACCTGGACGACAATGTGCTCGTGGGGCCGGAGGTGGCGATTGGCAGAGGGCTCGACCTGGTGGTCACCCATGTCCAGGCCTTGGTTCCAGTCGTCTCGGCGCGGGCGACAATGGAGGTCGCGGTCACTGTCTGCAACAAAGGCAGTATCGCCTTGCCCCACGTGCCGATACCGGTATGGGTGTCTTTCCTTCCGGAGCCGAACACCCAGGGCTTGCCGCTCCTGGTGGGCGCGCAGCCGACCGTGGAACCGCTGGGGTCAGGCGAATGCAGCACGTTGATCGCGGAGCCGATATCCCCCCCGGAGGCGGGCGCCTGGCGGCCTACGGCCTGGGTCGATGAGTCGAACACGTTTCCAGAGGTGGTGGAGTCCAACAACCTCGCACGAGGCGAGGTGTTTCATGTGGCTTCCATCACCGGGCTGCACATCACCGCCTTGCAAGCCCCCACGGTGGTTCGCGCGAACACCAGCTTCAATGCGACTGCGACGGTGTGTAACCGGAGCGCGCTGCCTCAGAATGGGCCCCAAATCAGATTCTTTTTGCGCACGGAGGATGGTTTTCCCGTGGCTGAGTTCCCGAGAAGGAGCCAGCCCGGGAGACTCATGAGTGGTGCCTGTGCGTCGGTGAGGTTGGATGGCTCCTCCGAGATTCCTTACGACACGAGCCCGTGGCAGGACGGGAGCTATCGGCTGGTGGCGGAGCTCGAAGCGCCCTGGACCTTCGGGTCCCTGGGCGAGCAGAAGGTGCTGTCATTCTCCGCTCCCCTGGGCGTGGGGCGCGGGGGCGACTTCGCTGTCACATCGGTCCGCGCTACCGACAGCGTCCCCAGGGGAGGTCTTTTCCTTCCGACGGTGCGTGTCTGCAATCAGGGCCTGACGTCCGGGGGCGCCACGCTGACAACCTACCTTTCGCGGGACGAGCACATCGAGATGCCGGGAGACATCAAGCTGCGCGAGGTCAACATGTCGCTCGGGCCCGGTTCGTGTCGTGACGTGCTGGTCGAAGCGTACGCCAACGTGGATGCTGGAGATGTCTGGTACGTGGGCGCGCAGGTGAGGGCCCTCCCCCTCTCCACCCCGGACCACGTGAAGTCGAATGACACACGGGTGGGGGGGCGTATCATCGTCACGCCCTGAGCCTCTCCCTGGCGTGCGGGACGGGTGGGCAGCGGGCACGGTGGCTGTTATGTCTCCACCGTGTCCGACGTCACCAACGCCTCGCCGCCGCCGTTCGAAGCCGCGCTGGTTCGCGCCAGCGAGGAGCTCGGCTTCCCCAGTTACTACCAGTCCTGTGTGCGGCCGTTGCTCCGCAACCCGGAAGGCCGCTGGCCGCGCTGCTGCGGCGGTGGGTGCGAGCCGTGCGCCCAGACGCTCATCCAGGTCGCGCTGCGGGCGCTGGAGCTGATGGGGACGCCGCGGCAGGCGCCGCTGCCGGACTGACGCGGGAGCGACACGCATGTCCACTCCGCACCCGTTGCTGCTCGTGGATGACGACGCCGCCTTCCGCAAAATCTACGGCGGGCTGCTGCGGGAAGCAGGCTTCGAGGTGGTGGAGGCGGCCGACCGGCCTTCCGCCCGCGCCGCGTTCAACGCCCGCGACTTCCCCCTGGTGCTGCTCGACTTGATGCTGCCTCCGGATGGCAGCGTCTCCGCGGGGCTGGAGTCGCTCGCGACGCTGCTCGGCGCGAAGCCGGGCACCAAGTTCATCGTGGTGTCCGGGGCAGGGGACACGCGGCACACGCTGGAGGCGGTGCGGCTGGGCGCCTATGACTTCCTCACCAAGCCGGTGGACCCGGACGTCCTGCTCGTCGTCGTGCAGCGGGCGCTCGCGCGGGTGACGCTGGAGCGGCAGGTGGAGACCCTGCGCACGTCGCTCACGCGCGCGGCCGGCGGTGTCTCCATGGTGGGGCAGAGCGCGCCGTTCCTCGCGGCCACGACGATGGCGGAGCGCGTGGCGGCCAGCGACCTGCCGGTGCTCATCACCGGGGAGAACGGCACCGGCAAGGAGCTGCTCGCGCGCGCCGTCCACCTCAAGAGCCGGCGTCACGCGGGGCCCTTCGTCCCCATCAACTGCGGCGCGCTGCCGGAGTCGCTGCTGGAGAGCGCCCTGTTCGGCCACGTGAAGGGCAGCTTCACCGGCGCGACGAAGGACCACCGGGGCCTCTTCGCGGAGGCCGATGGCGGCACGCTCTTCCTGGACGAGCTGGGCGACATGACCCCGTCGCTCCAGGTGAAGGTCCTCCGAGCCCTGGAGACGGGCGACATCCTCCCCGTGGGCGCGGACCTGCCT
This genomic window from Myxococcus hansupus contains:
- a CDS encoding sigma-54-dependent transcriptional regulator, whose translation is MSTPHPLLLVDDDAAFRKIYGGLLREAGFEVVEAADRPSARAAFNARDFPLVLLDLMLPPDGSVSAGLESLATLLGAKPGTKFIVVSGAGDTRHTLEAVRLGAYDFLTKPVDPDVLLVVVQRALARVTLERQVETLRTSLTRAAGGVSMVGQSAPFLAATTMAERVAASDLPVLITGENGTGKELLARAVHLKSRRHAGPFVPINCGALPESLLESALFGHVKGSFTGATKDHRGLFAEADGGTLFLDELGDMTPSLQVKVLRALETGDILPVGADLPVQVDVRLISATHRDLGRMLQEGAFREDLYWRVKGVEVRLPPLRERAADLPLLAKHFLNQCAHLCPDGRARLLSDAAAESLLAHAWPGNLRELRHEMQRATVLAGERREIQPEDLSFTGTERPRPSTTPGAATLAQKVEALERREIEDALRRLNGNRTHTAEALGLSRQGLLKKLERFGLT